Proteins encoded together in one Petrotoga mexicana DSM 14811 window:
- a CDS encoding ABC transporter ATP-binding protein: MNGENSNIILKISDMHVHYGGIHAVKGIDMEIKKNEITTLIGSNGAGKTTTLNGIMNVVKKSGGTVLFDNVDITSIETHKIVEKGVVLVPEGRRIFPNLTVLENLRLGSYSRKDSEKINEDFDWVLTLFPRLKERLKQLGGTLSGGEQQMLAVARGLMSRPKVLMLDEPSLGLAPILVKEVLETIEKICEEGVTILLVEQNAVGALKIAHYGYVLETGKIVLEGPAEDLLENDEVRKTYLGVTV; this comes from the coding sequence ATGAACGGTGAAAATTCAAACATAATTCTTAAAATATCAGATATGCACGTTCACTATGGTGGTATACATGCAGTAAAAGGGATAGATATGGAAATCAAAAAGAATGAAATCACAACCTTGATTGGATCAAATGGAGCCGGAAAAACTACAACCTTGAACGGGATAATGAATGTAGTTAAAAAAAGCGGTGGAACGGTGCTTTTTGATAATGTTGATATTACAAGCATAGAAACACATAAAATAGTAGAAAAGGGAGTAGTTCTAGTTCCTGAAGGTAGACGTATATTCCCTAATCTAACGGTTTTAGAAAACCTCCGATTGGGTTCGTATTCTCGCAAAGACTCTGAAAAAATAAACGAAGATTTCGATTGGGTACTTACACTTTTCCCACGATTAAAGGAAAGACTTAAACAACTTGGAGGCACACTATCTGGAGGAGAACAACAAATGTTGGCGGTTGCAAGAGGACTAATGTCAAGACCAAAGGTTCTAATGCTTGATGAACCTTCTCTTGGACTAGCTCCGATTCTAGTCAAAGAGGTTTTAGAAACTATAGAAAAAATATGTGAAGAGGGAGTAACCATATTGCTTGTAGAACAAAACGCCGTTGGTGCATTAAAAATCGCTCATTATGGTTATGTCTTAGAAACAGGCAAAATTGTTCTCGAAGGACCTGCAGAAGATCTCTTAGAAAACGATGAAGTTAGGAAAACTTATCTAGGAGTGACGGTTTAA
- a CDS encoding (2Fe-2S)-binding protein, producing MDENKVIICRCEDVTLKEIRDAIREGFTTVEEIKRVTRSGMGPCQGKTCGLLIAKEISQMTGKPMEEIELQSIRPPYGGITFEEVTKGTVMENDK from the coding sequence ATGGATGAAAACAAGGTAATAATTTGTAGATGTGAAGATGTAACTTTAAAAGAAATAAGGGATGCCATAAGAGAAGGGTTCACCACCGTTGAAGAAATAAAGAGGGTAACAAGAAGCGGGATGGGACCTTGCCAAGGTAAAACCTGTGGTTTATTGATCGCAAAAGAAATTTCACAGATGACGGGCAAACCGATGGAAGAAATAGAACTACAAAGCATCAGACCTCCCTACGGAGGAATAACCTTTGAAGAAGTAACAAAAGGAACCGTAATGGAGAATGATAAATAA
- a CDS encoding (2Fe-2S)-binding protein has product MRIQNHPILSFNRGNQIKFYYNGKELIGYEGETIAAALYANGVFKFSESKKLHRPRGIFCAIGHCSSCLMTVDGVPNVRTCITPLKDGMRIESENIGVEINE; this is encoded by the coding sequence ATGAGAATACAAAATCATCCTATACTAAGTTTTAATAGAGGAAACCAAATAAAATTCTATTACAACGGTAAAGAATTGATAGGTTACGAAGGAGAAACCATTGCGGCAGCTTTGTATGCAAACGGCGTTTTTAAATTCAGTGAAAGTAAGAAATTACACAGGCCAAGGGGAATTTTTTGTGCTATTGGACATTGTTCCTCTTGTTTGATGACAGTTGATGGGGTTCCAAACGTAAGAACGTGCATAACTCCTCTAAAAGATGGAATGAGAATAGAATCAGAAAATATTGGAGTTGAGATAAATGAGTAA
- a CDS encoding NAD(P)/FAD-dependent oxidoreductase has translation MKNKANVVIIGGGVVGCSIAYNLAKKGVKDVVLLEKSYLSSGATGRCGAGVRQQWGTKQNCLLASESMHIFEHFEDILQIKRDIELKQKGYLLLAYSDKELEQFKKNIVVQHSLNIPSILLTPKEAKEIVSDLNIEKLVGAAYCAKDGHANPFQVTLGYAEAAQRLGVEINKFTEVKDIITKNNTALGVQTNKGFIECKKVVVAAGGWTQNIVKMAGLDLPIYSERHEILVTESVKNVLDPMLMSFSYNIYCQQEPNGSFIMGYGPENEPPSYNMESSWEFLETMSKKATWLLPPLKNIRVIRQWAGLYNISPDRQPIVSQINQLEGLYVACGFSGHGFMLAPAVGILMADIVTGDQLTYNVILDLERFNRGEIIEEPSVV, from the coding sequence ATGAAAAATAAAGCAAATGTTGTGATAATAGGAGGAGGGGTCGTAGGTTGTTCCATTGCCTATAACCTTGCCAAAAAAGGTGTTAAAGATGTAGTTTTACTTGAAAAATCCTATCTTTCAAGCGGAGCAACTGGTAGATGCGGTGCAGGAGTTAGGCAACAATGGGGCACCAAACAAAACTGTCTTCTGGCAAGTGAAAGTATGCATATTTTTGAACACTTTGAAGATATTCTTCAAATAAAAAGAGACATAGAATTAAAGCAAAAAGGTTACTTGTTACTGGCATACTCTGACAAAGAATTAGAACAATTTAAAAAAAATATCGTAGTTCAACACAGTTTAAATATTCCTTCTATTCTTTTAACTCCTAAAGAAGCTAAAGAAATCGTCTCCGACTTAAACATAGAAAAATTGGTAGGAGCCGCCTACTGTGCTAAAGATGGGCATGCCAACCCTTTTCAAGTGACTTTGGGTTACGCAGAAGCTGCACAAAGATTAGGTGTGGAAATAAACAAATTTACCGAAGTCAAAGACATAATAACTAAAAACAACACAGCGCTAGGTGTACAAACAAACAAAGGTTTTATAGAATGTAAAAAGGTAGTTGTAGCTGCAGGAGGTTGGACACAAAATATAGTTAAAATGGCTGGATTAGATCTGCCAATTTACTCTGAAAGACACGAAATATTGGTCACAGAATCTGTTAAAAATGTACTGGATCCAATGTTAATGTCCTTCTCCTACAATATTTACTGTCAACAAGAACCCAATGGAAGCTTCATCATGGGATATGGACCTGAGAACGAGCCCCCTAGTTACAACATGGAAAGTTCATGGGAGTTCCTTGAAACTATGTCGAAAAAGGCAACGTGGTTGCTGCCTCCTCTCAAAAATATTCGTGTCATTAGGCAATGGGCTGGCTTATACAACATCTCACCAGATAGACAACCAATAGTATCACAGATTAACCAGCTAGAAGGCCTCTATGTAGCTTGTGGATTCAGTGGACATGGTTTCATGCTTGCACCAGCCGTTGGGATTCTAATGGCAGATATAGTTACAGGTGATCAATTAACTTACAATGTAATTTTAGATTTAGAAAGATTCAATAGGGGAGAAATCATTGAAGAACCCTCAGTTGTATAA
- a CDS encoding FAD-dependent oxidoreductase — protein MSKIQNLELLVVGGGPAGLSAALAAANYGIKVSLSEEREFLGGQLIKQTHRFFGSEKEYAGTRGIDILKKLIDEVNKNNNIEVLLSSRVLGIYEDNIVTILNDHKMKKYYPQSIIFATGASEKFLAFENNDLPGIFGAGAVQTLMNVYGVLPATNVLMIGSGNIGLIVSYQLLQAGVKVAAIVEAAPKIGGYSVHASKLRRLGVPILTSHTIKKAIGKEKVEGAVICELDSNWNEVKGTEQLIKCDAICLSVGLTPLVDLLKQRKVKTTYVSELGGYVPLRDENMETSIKNLFVAGDVSGIEEATAAMIEGQIAGLSVAKRIGKNSKDEIEERIEEAKNELELLRSGPVGKKIRKGLSKLGLNHGKNYNEKFSEEALDISHLMKTGVPSEENLKNKLPSEEKVFDKGPIAISECFQRFPCDPCVKSCLFNAISENANINNIPYVDFEKCTGCGICVSKCPGLAMFVIHKNFSETTSVVIMPYEFLPRPHKGEIVKVFDREGKYLCDGKVIRILDGKFQDKTAAVSIEIPKEYYLQARNFKVEEGNHG, from the coding sequence ATGAGTAAAATCCAAAACCTTGAATTATTGGTCGTAGGGGGAGGCCCTGCGGGACTTTCAGCTGCACTTGCTGCTGCTAATTATGGAATTAAAGTATCTTTATCAGAAGAAAGAGAATTTTTAGGTGGACAACTAATAAAACAAACCCATAGATTTTTCGGTTCAGAAAAGGAATACGCAGGCACAAGGGGAATAGATATACTCAAGAAGCTAATCGATGAAGTTAACAAGAATAACAACATAGAAGTGCTATTGTCTTCTAGGGTGTTGGGAATCTATGAAGATAACATTGTAACTATATTAAACGATCATAAAATGAAAAAATATTATCCTCAGAGTATTATTTTTGCAACGGGGGCATCAGAAAAATTTTTAGCTTTTGAGAATAACGACCTTCCTGGCATTTTTGGTGCCGGAGCAGTTCAGACTTTGATGAATGTTTATGGCGTATTACCAGCTACGAATGTCTTAATGATTGGTTCGGGAAATATTGGGTTGATAGTTTCTTACCAGTTACTACAAGCTGGTGTAAAAGTAGCTGCAATAGTTGAAGCAGCGCCAAAAATAGGTGGATACTCTGTTCATGCATCAAAACTCAGAAGGTTGGGCGTACCTATTTTAACATCCCATACCATAAAAAAAGCCATTGGAAAAGAAAAGGTTGAAGGAGCGGTAATATGTGAACTCGACAGCAATTGGAATGAAGTAAAAGGTACTGAGCAACTTATCAAATGCGATGCAATCTGTTTATCGGTAGGATTAACCCCGTTGGTTGACCTGTTAAAACAAAGGAAAGTGAAAACCACTTATGTTTCAGAACTGGGCGGCTACGTTCCCTTAAGAGATGAAAATATGGAAACGTCAATTAAAAATTTATTTGTCGCAGGGGATGTTTCAGGGATAGAAGAAGCAACAGCAGCTATGATTGAAGGCCAAATTGCCGGTTTATCCGTTGCCAAAAGAATCGGAAAAAACAGCAAAGACGAAATTGAAGAAAGAATAGAAGAGGCTAAAAATGAATTAGAATTGCTAAGATCTGGACCTGTAGGCAAGAAAATTAGGAAAGGATTATCTAAATTAGGTTTGAATCACGGGAAAAATTATAACGAAAAATTTTCAGAAGAAGCACTCGATATCTCTCATTTGATGAAAACTGGGGTACCTTCGGAAGAAAACTTAAAAAACAAGTTACCATCAGAAGAAAAGGTCTTTGACAAAGGTCCTATAGCCATATCAGAGTGCTTTCAAAGATTCCCTTGCGACCCCTGCGTAAAAAGCTGCCTTTTCAACGCCATATCTGAAAATGCTAACATCAACAACATTCCCTACGTTGACTTTGAAAAATGCACCGGATGTGGCATATGTGTTAGCAAATGTCCAGGACTGGCAATGTTTGTAATTCATAAAAATTTCAGTGAAACAACCTCGGTTGTAATCATGCCTTACGAATTTCTTCCAAGACCCCATAAAGGAGAAATTGTAAAGGTATTTGATAGAGAGGGAAAATACTTATGTGATGGCAAAGTAATAAGAATATTGGATGGAAAATTTCAAGACAAAACAGCCGCAGTGAGTATAGAAATTCCAAAAGAATACTATTTGCAAGCTAGGAATTTTAAAGTGGAGGAAGGAAATCATGGATGA